Proteins from one Hoplias malabaricus isolate fHopMal1 chromosome 2, fHopMal1.hap1, whole genome shotgun sequence genomic window:
- the agpat3 gene encoding 1-acyl-sn-glycerol-3-phosphate acyltransferase gamma, whose translation MDVLAWLKSQFILQLLIGFVFVVSGLIINFIQLCSCVIWPFNKQLYRKINTRLSYSLWSQLVMLLEWWSGTECMLYTDQATVDMFGKEHVIIILNHNYEIDFLCGWTMCERYGVLGSSKVLAKRELLKVPLIGWTWYFLEIVFCKRKWEEDRDTVFKGLGQLRDYPEYMWFLLYCEGTRFTEKKHQISMQVAESKGLPKLKYHLLPRTKGFTTTMQCLKGTVKAVYDVTLNFKDKENPTLLGIINGKKYRADMSVRRFPVEEIPDDEKECADWLHNLYREKDALQEMYKKEGKFPGPTIKPKRRLWTLLNFLFWATLLLSPLINFAWDVFVSGSPLLIIGFMLFLIIASVAVRRLIGVTEVNKTGSSYGNTEAKKEN comes from the exons ATGGATGTTTTGGCCTGGCTGAAGAGCCAGTTCATCCTGCAGCTCCTCATCGGCTTCGTCTTTGTGGTCAGTGGCCTCATCATTAACTTTATTCAGCTGTGCAGCTGTGTGATCTGGCCGTTCAACAAGCAGCTCTACCGCAAGATCAACACACGCCTGTCCTATTCGCTATGGAGCC AGCTGGTGATGCTTTTAGAGTGGTGGTCAGGGACAGAATGCATGCTCTACACTGACCAGGCCACGGTGGATATGTTTGGCAAAGAGCACGTCATCATTATCCTCAACCACAACTATGAAATTGATTTCCTGTGCGGGTGGACCATGTGTGAGAGATACGGCGTGTTGGGG AGCTCCAAGGTGTTGGCGAAGCGTGAACTGCTGAAAGTGCCTCTGATTGGCTGGACCTGGTATTTTCTGGAGATCGTATTCTGTAAGAGAAAATGGGAAGAGGACCGGGACACCGTATTTAAAGGGCTCGGCCAACTCAGAGACTACCCTGAGTAtatgtgg TTTCTGCTATACTGTGAAGGGACACGGTTCACTGAGAAGAAGCACCAGATCAGTATGCAGGTGGCTGAGAGCAAAGGCCTACCTAAGCTCAAATACCACCTATTACCACGCACCAAGGGCTTCACCACCACAATGCAATGCCTCAAGGGAACAG taaaagcagtgtatgacgtcaccctgAACTTCAAAGATAAGGAGAACCCCACTCTGCTGGGCATCATCAACGGCAAGAAATACAGAGCTGACATGAGTGTCAG GCGTTTCCCAGTTGAAGAGATTCCAGATGATGAGAAGGAGTGTGCAGACTGGCTTCATAACCTCTACCGTGAGAAG GATGCGCTGCAGGAGATGTATAAGAAGGAAGGCAAGTTTCCTGGTCCCACCATCAAACCCAAACGTCGGTTATGGACACTGCTCAACTTCCTGTTCTGGGCCACGCTGCTTCTTTCTCCACTCATCAACTTTGCCTGGGATGTTTTCGTCAGTGGCTCACCCCTACTCATCATTGGCTTCATGCTTTTCCTTATAATTG CCTCTGTAGCTGTGCGCCGCCTCATCGGAGTGACGGAGGTGAACAAAACAGGTTCCAGCTATGGCAACACAGAAGCTAAAAAAGAGAATTAG